A region from the Mucilaginibacter sp. CSA2-8R genome encodes:
- a CDS encoding AAA family ATPase: MNNHIQRLNAVLSSVKETFVGKNEIVDLLGVCLIANENAFLLGPPGTAKSAIVRSLSNCIIDGKNFEYLLTRFTEPNEIFGPFDIRALKDGNLITNTEGMMPEASMVFLDEIFNANSAILNSLLLALNEKIFRRGKETRNLPALMFIGASNVLPEDDALNALLDRFLVRVKCDYVDTDLLEHVLMAGWNFQNKEGIEKPQITPTEIRELQSLRKTVDLSPIRKQYVDLVHNLRNTGIKVSDRRAVKIQNLLAASAIICGRQEAITSDLWVLKYIWDTEEQIEILSGMVNLIIEKESPANAHPQAVLNNAPNAEELMKEVVHLKGRFENDNLSFEEQNVIKDKLRYIQTRSNWIKNDEHKQHIQTEIELLWHKILQAV; encoded by the coding sequence ATGAATAATCATATCCAAAGGCTTAACGCCGTACTCTCTTCTGTAAAAGAAACCTTTGTTGGTAAAAACGAAATTGTTGACCTGCTTGGTGTATGCCTCATCGCCAATGAGAATGCCTTTTTGCTGGGCCCACCCGGCACGGCCAAAAGTGCCATTGTACGGTCGTTGTCTAACTGTATCATCGATGGTAAAAACTTCGAATACCTGTTAACCCGCTTTACCGAGCCTAACGAAATTTTTGGCCCCTTTGATATCAGGGCGCTTAAAGACGGTAACCTGATTACCAATACCGAAGGCATGATGCCCGAGGCCTCTATGGTGTTTTTAGATGAGATATTTAACGCCAACAGCGCCATACTCAACAGCTTGCTGCTGGCACTTAACGAAAAAATTTTTAGGCGCGGCAAAGAAACCCGCAACCTGCCTGCTTTAATGTTTATTGGCGCCAGCAACGTGCTGCCCGAGGATGATGCACTCAACGCCTTGCTCGACCGATTTTTGGTGCGGGTAAAGTGCGATTACGTAGATACCGATTTGCTGGAGCATGTGCTGATGGCGGGCTGGAATTTCCAGAACAAAGAAGGTATTGAAAAGCCACAAATTACACCAACCGAAATAAGGGAATTGCAATCGCTCAGAAAAACGGTAGACCTCTCGCCCATCAGAAAGCAATACGTGGACTTAGTTCATAACCTGCGTAATACGGGCATCAAGGTATCCGACCGCAGGGCAGTAAAAATACAGAACCTACTGGCAGCCAGTGCTATTATTTGTGGCCGGCAAGAAGCCATTACCTCCGATTTGTGGGTATTAAAATATATCTGGGATACTGAGGAGCAGATAGAAATACTCTCGGGCATGGTGAATCTGATTATCGAAAAAGAAAGCCCGGCCAATGCACACCCGCAGGCGGTTTTAAATAACGCACCCAACGCCGAAGAGCTGATGAAAGAAGTAGTGCACCTAAAAGGCAGATTCGAGAATGACAACCTGTCTTTTGAAGAGCAAAACGTAATTAAAGATAAGCTGCGTTACATACAAACCCGCAGCAACTGGATAAAAAACGACGAGCACAAGCAGCACATCCAAACCGAAATTGAGTTACTATGGCACAAAATACTGCAGGCAGTGTAG
- a CDS encoding ribosomal protein L7/L12, producing the protein MTYQDYFQPYQDYFWQWEDHKEVVAIPGGNTIAYRELVESVLQQLSIQGIPPFGSVLLAIMATNANGTMDIHHVRTIIAPDVERGDQSAEQAFAFLEMLSKLPSDYKLGTNRLIVLQTIFESCHNRLSARAAKRILSDYRTIRADHQQPEAKPKLKKDRYKRDLLPIALLSKNFPDVPTLLSKVSSALNVDEELKDLNSNLQQKKKDDWLQLLTDEHATRPIGVLIKHLWGALHIPLHNSLPSTQPLGGVSDLTNKGDFDKLLISEFANDDLVFLSRLANNEALYLNREVPPISNNLKRVLIIDVSIKTWGTPKTVAYAVMLAIARHPKTDIECVAFSAGNTCQPVTFNTVDDLIVSLRHVDSCLHPARGLESFIAAYKGKAEVFFISAADNMQSPEMLKLMSDHHDFFSYWIYITTRGRVSLYRRQQNNKKHVQDFQLPLEELWNQPERSKQGGPSATRLPILLKMPQIPGTMMSTADDEIYLLSTDKKLYRLYDVESKKNEKGWELVVQDLPFTSATGAMGLTDDGTHVLLVFAQKDRRILLLNLSNNDRKIFRFEVWRYAYNDFVFYDNQFYYVLRENSWAISLDGTITNSAVLPKVILENQQSRQKDLGVLQQKFFDAWKQLKNVQQLTINEKGNFVFNTHELYVNSNGIIKMDSLFSKTIIQAEKISKSNFLFADGSIIEIKSAGYFIFKSSDKKIPHIYVPAVLDSSLGIATAGAFAGNPYYYKSPRVNIFLKAVGSKPLEIVKIIKEFTGVGLKDAKALVDHAPQSVWQNASHRKAADFKFKLEQAGAIVTIESMENDPNATTEILHPTLFFERYIHPFIKTIKNGTKN; encoded by the coding sequence ATGACTTATCAGGACTATTTTCAGCCTTATCAGGACTACTTTTGGCAGTGGGAAGACCACAAAGAAGTGGTGGCCATTCCGGGCGGCAACACCATTGCCTACCGCGAACTGGTTGAGTCGGTTTTACAGCAGCTATCCATACAGGGTATTCCGCCTTTTGGCTCGGTGCTGTTGGCCATTATGGCAACCAACGCTAATGGTACAATGGATATACACCACGTACGTACCATCATTGCGCCTGATGTAGAGCGCGGCGATCAATCAGCAGAGCAGGCTTTTGCATTTCTGGAGATGCTATCTAAGTTACCGAGTGATTACAAACTGGGCACCAACCGGCTCATAGTTTTGCAAACTATATTTGAGTCGTGCCATAATCGGCTGTCGGCCAGGGCGGCAAAGCGTATTTTGAGCGATTACCGCACTATTAGAGCCGACCATCAGCAACCAGAGGCAAAACCCAAACTTAAAAAAGACCGCTACAAACGCGATCTGTTGCCTATTGCCTTGCTAAGCAAAAACTTTCCGGATGTGCCGACCCTGCTGTCTAAAGTAAGTTCGGCATTAAATGTAGACGAAGAACTTAAAGATTTAAACAGCAACCTACAGCAAAAAAAGAAAGATGACTGGTTGCAGCTACTTACCGACGAGCATGCCACCCGCCCGATTGGGGTGCTCATTAAGCACCTGTGGGGTGCGTTGCATATCCCGCTGCATAACTCATTACCCAGCACACAGCCACTGGGTGGTGTTTCTGATTTAACCAACAAAGGCGATTTTGATAAACTGCTGATTTCGGAATTTGCCAATGACGACTTGGTATTTCTATCAAGATTGGCCAATAACGAGGCGCTGTATCTTAACCGTGAGGTACCACCCATCAGCAATAATTTAAAGCGCGTTCTAATTATTGATGTTTCTATCAAAACTTGGGGAACACCTAAAACAGTTGCTTACGCGGTAATGCTGGCTATTGCCAGGCACCCTAAAACTGATATTGAGTGCGTTGCATTTTCGGCAGGTAATACCTGCCAGCCGGTTACCTTTAACACGGTTGACGATTTGATTGTAAGTTTGCGGCATGTAGACAGTTGCCTGCACCCCGCCCGCGGTTTGGAAAGCTTTATTGCAGCGTATAAAGGCAAAGCCGAAGTATTTTTTATCTCGGCAGCAGATAACATGCAGTCGCCGGAGATGCTGAAACTGATGAGCGACCATCACGATTTTTTCAGTTACTGGATATATATTACCACAAGGGGCAGAGTATCGTTGTACAGGCGGCAGCAAAACAATAAAAAGCATGTTCAGGATTTCCAGTTGCCGTTAGAAGAATTATGGAACCAGCCCGAGCGCAGCAAACAAGGTGGCCCGAGTGCTACCCGGTTACCTATTCTGCTTAAAATGCCTCAAATTCCGGGTACAATGATGAGCACTGCTGATGATGAAATTTATTTGCTGAGCACAGATAAAAAGCTTTACCGATTGTATGATGTAGAATCGAAGAAAAACGAAAAAGGCTGGGAACTGGTAGTTCAGGACCTCCCCTTTACTTCAGCAACCGGCGCAATGGGTTTAACTGACGACGGTACCCACGTTTTGCTTGTTTTTGCGCAAAAAGACAGAAGAATACTTTTGCTAAACCTAAGCAATAATGATCGGAAAATATTCCGGTTTGAGGTTTGGAGATATGCCTATAACGATTTTGTATTTTACGATAACCAATTTTATTACGTATTGCGCGAAAATAGCTGGGCTATTTCGCTCGACGGAACAATTACTAATAGCGCGGTACTCCCGAAGGTGATTTTAGAAAACCAGCAATCGCGCCAGAAAGACTTAGGCGTACTGCAGCAAAAGTTTTTTGATGCCTGGAAACAATTAAAAAACGTTCAGCAGCTAACCATTAATGAGAAAGGCAACTTTGTTTTTAATACGCACGAGTTGTACGTAAACAGTAACGGCATAATAAAGATGGATTCATTGTTTTCGAAAACAATAATACAGGCCGAAAAAATATCCAAAAGCAATTTTCTTTTCGCCGATGGCAGCATCATCGAAATTAAAAGCGCAGGTTATTTTATTTTTAAAAGCAGCGATAAAAAAATACCGCACATTTATGTGCCTGCCGTGTTAGATAGCAGCTTAGGCATAGCTACTGCCGGGGCATTTGCTGGCAACCCTTATTATTATAAATCGCCAAGGGTTAACATATTTTTAAAAGCAGTGGGCAGTAAGCCACTTGAAATAGTAAAGATTATTAAAGAGTTTACAGGTGTTGGTTTAAAAGATGCTAAAGCTTTGGTTGATCATGCCCCGCAATCCGTATGGCAAAATGCATCGCATCGTAAAGCGGCCGATTTTAAATTTAAGCTGGAGCAGGCAGGTGCTATAGTTACTATAGAAAGCATGGAAAACGACCCGAACGCCACCACAGAAATTTTGCACCCAACGCTGTTTTTTGAGCGATACATTCATCCATTTATCAAAACCATAAAAAATGGAACTAAAAATTAA